The Candidatus Limnocylindrales bacterium genome includes the window GTAACTTTGACCTATTCCCGAAGTATTGCCATTGAGGAGATCCAGAGAGTCGGCGGGCGTACACCTTATCTACCACTGGAGTTGCGACCCCGGGTTTGGTTTAATACCGACATGGAATCCAAAAATTACATCATCCCCGGCCTCATCGCCGTGATTACCATGGTGATCGCAGCACTTTTGACTTCTCTAACCGTCGCCCGCGAATGGGAACGCGGCACCATGGAGCAGTTGATTTCTACACCCGTCAAGGGCCAGGAACTGATCCTTGGGAAGCTTCTGCCCTACCTTGCCATCGGTATGTTTAACGTGCTGCTGGCCGTGCTTATGGGCCAGTTCGTATTTCAGGTTCCCCTACATGGTAATGTGGCTTTACTCTTTGGGGTAGCTTTCATATTTGTAACAGGGGCTTTATCCCTGGGCATGCTGATTAGTATCGTGACCAAGAACCAGCTTTTGGCTAACCAGTTGGCCATGGTACTGACCTTTCTGCCCTCGTTTCTGCTATCCGGGTTTGTGTACGCCATTAGCAATATGCCCCAGCTACTTCAACTCATCACGTACCTGATCCCTGCCAGGTATTTCATGACCCTCCTCAAGGGTATCTACCTGAAAGGTGTGGGGTTAGAGATCCTGGCCATGGAGACAGGCCTCCTGACCCTCTTCAGTGCGGCCATGGTAACTCTGGCCAATCTAAAGTTCAAGAAGAAGCTGGAGTAGATATGTTTGAACGCATAAAATACATGCTCTTCAAGGAGTTCATCCAGATCTTTCGAGATCCACGGATGAAGTTTGTTATATTCGTGGCACCTGTGGTTCAGGTCCTGGTGTTTGGATATGCCGCAACAAACGATATACGACAGGTTCCCATTGCGGTTTACGATCTTGATAATAGCGTAACCAGTCGAGAACTCATAGCCCGTTTTGTGAGATCGGGTTATTTTAATATTGTGACGTTCGTTCAGGATGAGCGTCATGCCACTACGTTAATAGACCGTGATAAGATCCGGGCTGTGCTTCGTATGAATAAAGGTTTCGAAGAGGATGTGGGAGCCGGAAGGACGGCCCAACTTCAGGTGATTGTAGATGGAACGGATTCCAATATGGCAGGAATCGTACTCAATTACAGTACCAGGATTGTCGAGCAGTTCTCACAGGAGATTTTAACCACAAGGCTCATGCGGCTTCAAGGCCCGGTCCGAACTCCCGGGCAAATAGAGGTGCAAACCCGGACCTGGTTCAATGAGAACCTTGAGAGTCGTAATTTTTACGTGCCTGCCATCATCGCCAACCTCGTTTTACTCATGACCATGTTGTTGACGAGTATGGCCGTTGTGCGTGAGAAGGAGATCGGTACCCTGGAGCAGATTCTTGTCACTCCCATCACCCCAGTGGAGTTCATCCTGGGTAAGACCACTCCTTTCATCCTCATTGGTTTTGCCAATGTAAGTTTAATTACAGGGGTGGGGGTATTCTGGTTTAAGGTACCCATCCGGGGAAGTCTGATATTGCTTTTCTTTGCCACAGCCCTTTACTTGATGACGACGTTAGGGGTGGGACTTTTGATTTCAACCATCAGTCAGACTCAACAGCAGGCTATGATGAGTTCTTTTTTCTTTACTTTTCCGGCGATGCTCTTGTCGGGATTCATGTTTCCAATTACCAGTATGCCTCAAGTCATCCAGTGGCTAACTTATCTGAACCCTCTGAGGTATTTCCTGGTCATTATTCGGGGTATCTTCCTTAAAGGGGTAGGAGTGAGCATTCTTTGGCCTCAAATGGTCGTATTAGCCCTCATAGGCCTTACCGTACTGGGGTTGGCATCGCGAAGATTCCAGAAAACCCTTACCTGATGGCTAAGGAAATTGCTAAAGAGGGTTAATAATACCAAGTTGATATTAACCTATAGGAGGTAAAGTAGGGACAGCCCCATCCTGACCCTCCCCCCATGGGGGGAGGGAAGGAAGTCAGGTTAGAAAAACTACCTCAGAAAAAGGGAAGGGAGGGGCTACCTGCTTGAGAGCGACCGACAGGGGTAGTTCCAGAGGGTTGTCCTGTAGGAGAGTAGATAATTGCCGCCCGGCCCCCCTTTAGGCAACATTTTTATTGTGAAGGGGGGAGACAGTAACGAAATAATCCCCTTAAAGAGGAAGGGAGAAGGAATGGAAGAAAGGGAAAGTCCATTTTTCTTTTCTTTCCTGCTAGAGTAAACCTATGAAAAGTCCT containing:
- a CDS encoding ABC transporter permease, with amino-acid sequence MFERIKYMLFKEFIQIFRDPRMKFVIFVAPVVQVLVFGYAATNDIRQVPIAVYDLDNSVTSRELIARFVRSGYFNIVTFVQDERHATTLIDRDKIRAVLRMNKGFEEDVGAGRTAQLQVIVDGTDSNMAGIVLNYSTRIVEQFSQEILTTRLMRLQGPVRTPGQIEVQTRTWFNENLESRNFYVPAIIANLVLLMTMLLTSMAVVREKEIGTLEQILVTPITPVEFILGKTTPFILIGFANVSLITGVGVFWFKVPIRGSLILLFFATALYLMTTLGVGLLISTISQTQQQAMMSSFFFTFPAMLLSGFMFPITSMPQVIQWLTYLNPLRYFLVIIRGIFLKGVGVSILWPQMVVLALIGLTVLGLASRRFQKTLT